In a single window of the Olivibacter sp. SDN3 genome:
- a CDS encoding FecR family protein: MMMATEERIRQLYIEKIAGVISEENERWLQEQLLQEEESRKLWQRLQIRGDRIDLEAFVMNIDVKKDLTSVKRKLRSNASGHKRKMGLTHAAAILLLFGVAAYIFQLFNTINDSKKQEENTKIAAFDGKKREVQLLVGEGEEEVDLENTRNTISVAGQTVKRENGELIYRDLANSLEKINTLVVPPTKDYKLTLADGTKVWLNSSSRLKFPMAFLAESREVYLEGEAYFEIASDVEKPFIVHTAESTIRVLGTKFNLSAYDQQAVTTALVEGKVQMETSGGAVVELIPGYKGVYDKNMLSKESFDASEVLSWKEGVCYFRNRSLLEIGNIIYRWFDLPVFFDNDNIKSKTITGLLEKQDLEGFLNDLEASLNIKYRLSEKGVYFY, encoded by the coding sequence ATGATGATGGCAACTGAAGAACGTATACGTCAACTATATATAGAGAAAATAGCTGGGGTAATCTCCGAAGAGAATGAGCGGTGGTTACAGGAACAGCTATTACAAGAAGAGGAGAGTCGTAAGTTATGGCAGCGTCTTCAAATACGGGGGGATCGTATCGATCTCGAGGCTTTCGTCATGAACATTGATGTGAAAAAAGATCTGACCAGCGTAAAACGTAAGTTACGCAGTAATGCTAGTGGTCATAAAAGAAAAATGGGACTGACTCATGCCGCAGCAATTTTACTGTTATTCGGTGTAGCTGCCTACATTTTTCAGCTGTTCAATACTATAAATGATTCCAAGAAACAGGAAGAAAATACTAAAATTGCGGCGTTTGACGGAAAAAAAAGAGAAGTTCAACTTTTGGTAGGAGAAGGAGAGGAAGAAGTGGATTTAGAAAATACACGTAATACGATAAGTGTTGCCGGACAGACGGTGAAAAGAGAAAATGGAGAGCTGATATATAGAGACTTGGCTAATTCCTTGGAAAAGATCAATACATTGGTTGTTCCACCTACAAAAGATTATAAGCTTACGTTGGCCGACGGAACAAAAGTTTGGCTCAATTCGTCTTCCCGATTAAAATTTCCCATGGCCTTTTTAGCCGAGTCAAGAGAGGTGTACCTAGAGGGTGAAGCTTATTTTGAGATTGCCTCCGATGTGGAAAAACCATTTATTGTGCATACAGCTGAGAGTACAATTCGTGTGCTTGGCACAAAATTTAATTTATCAGCCTATGACCAGCAGGCTGTTACCACCGCGCTCGTGGAAGGAAAGGTGCAAATGGAAACCTCGGGTGGGGCTGTAGTCGAACTCATACCGGGATACAAAGGTGTTTATGATAAAAACATGCTCTCAAAAGAAAGTTTTGACGCAAGTGAAGTACTGAGCTGGAAAGAAGGTGTGTGTTATTTTAGAAACAGATCGTTACTTGAGATCGGTAATATCATTTACAGATGGTTTGATCTACCAGTTTTTTTTGATAATGACAACATAAAATCCAAAACAATAACCGGTTTACTTGAAAAACAGGATTTGGAAGGGTTTTTAAATGATTTAGAAGCAAGTTTGAATATAAAATATCGACTCAGCGAGAAAGGTGTTTACTTTTATTAG
- a CDS encoding RNA polymerase sigma factor produces the protein MHINSKSLKKDHGRNIDAFEVLFQRYYKVMCAYAYFIVREEEEAKDMVQGLFIELWEKGRLDKLEGDVKNYLYKAIHNKCLNYVRNREVKLRKHLNYHDCQKYDAAVEQEDDMRSLEKVYNALEANLNELPTQRREAISLVYLQDKKYREVADTMGISINSLKTHLKIGLKNLRKKVEKLKKN, from the coding sequence ATGCACATTAACTCAAAATCACTAAAAAAGGATCATGGTCGAAATATCGATGCATTTGAGGTCTTATTTCAGCGATATTATAAAGTGATGTGTGCATATGCCTACTTCATTGTTAGAGAAGAAGAAGAAGCCAAAGATATGGTACAAGGTTTATTTATAGAATTATGGGAAAAAGGACGTCTGGATAAATTAGAAGGTGATGTGAAAAATTATCTTTATAAAGCTATACATAATAAATGCTTAAATTATGTAAGAAATCGGGAGGTCAAGTTACGAAAACACCTAAATTATCACGATTGTCAAAAGTATGATGCGGCAGTGGAACAGGAAGACGATATGCGATCACTAGAAAAGGTGTATAATGCATTAGAAGCAAACTTGAATGAACTTCCTACACAAAGACGTGAAGCCATAAGTTTGGTGTACCTGCAAGATAAAAAATATCGGGAGGTAGCCGATACAATGGGGATCAGTATTAACTCCTTAAAAACACATTTAAAAATAGGGTTAAAGAATCTCCGAAAAAAAGTTGAAAAATTAAAAAAAAATTAA
- a CDS encoding TonB-dependent receptor codes for MRSELFRKPIYILLYLLPVLFFGKLYAQTLTIQGTVMGKDTRPLPGVTVQDTINNIVASTDEQGRFRISTPASATLSFSLVGYISQEVVVNNQTSLTVTLLEDISALDEVVVIGYGSMKKSSVTAAVTKLENKNLEQIPLARPETALQGRLAGVNISQTRSAPGSAPLIRIRGGSGSIDAGNDPLIVIDGFPGGSFANVNMNDVESIEVLKDASSAAIYGSRGAGGVVIVTTKRGKTGQPILNINVNGGISNAIGHKDWLDKDAYYAYAVKYQNREYAYVGGDTSIPIWGDDRRPAQYQVSDALRNNANTNWQDALLSPAPFQNYDLSVSGGTENVKYYASAIVKDVQGTLKNTWFKSYGARANVDVKVNEKINMGFMINPNFTRNRLSPHSMIDLVKYPPFVPVQNPDGSYPRARDYWGLVVSGQNNPMAFMEGSFYYDDAMTTIGEMFASIDLAEGLSFKTSVGTTIEYNTSDRFRTSWGSTNELSTGTAADARHINLLNENVLSYNKDFGDHHFDAILGASYQKTNSRSSAMGAVPGSFNNDIIQTLNNAIIDPAQTRTSKTQWGLVSYFSRIHYAYKDRYLFSASIRTDASSRFGPDNKWGWFPSASAAWRISEEGFMSNVTTISDLKLRASYGSTGNFNIGNFDYLGQIGSVYYSPGNELVNAQAQTTLGNPSLSWEKTQEYDIGLDLGLFQNRLNIIVDLYQKNTSSLLYNVSIPAITGFTSWLTNIGEIRNEGIELEISSQNLQGPFTWNTSFNLARNRNKVVDLGGLEERIYTDRFGMSWLLRLGEPMFSYYGYNAIGVLSDQADVENNPILSGSKPGNPIYEDVNNDGRITPDDRITLGHYMPKMILGMVNDFSWKNFDLSVAIQASLGAKTYNFENQYYQGNVLGAMRRSLVEGQWWSADEAGDGRMPAAALSQLEYQANSSIYVENASFLSIRNLNFGYTLPEHLSKKLRMRKCRFYTSINNLLMVTDKNFHGYNPEGYTAGEIDGINSTPGYNSGSEPINRIYTFGINVNF; via the coding sequence ATGAGATCTGAGCTATTCCGAAAACCAATCTACATTTTGCTTTATCTGCTCCCCGTCCTATTTTTTGGAAAACTATATGCGCAAACGCTAACTATTCAGGGTACGGTAATGGGCAAAGACACACGCCCCTTGCCTGGGGTCACCGTGCAAGATACCATCAATAACATTGTTGCAAGCACCGATGAGCAAGGACGTTTCCGTATCAGCACACCTGCTTCAGCCACATTGTCTTTTTCACTTGTGGGTTATATATCACAAGAGGTCGTGGTTAATAACCAAACATCTCTGACAGTTACCCTCTTGGAAGATATCTCTGCATTAGACGAAGTTGTAGTTATCGGCTACGGATCGATGAAAAAATCATCCGTCACAGCCGCAGTAACAAAACTGGAAAATAAAAACCTGGAACAGATTCCGCTTGCTCGGCCGGAAACGGCTCTTCAGGGCAGGCTTGCAGGCGTCAATATTTCACAAACCCGTAGCGCTCCGGGATCAGCCCCACTCATTCGCATCAGAGGTGGTTCCGGTTCCATTGACGCCGGTAACGACCCCTTGATTGTCATCGATGGCTTTCCTGGTGGTTCCTTCGCCAATGTCAATATGAACGACGTGGAATCCATTGAAGTACTAAAAGATGCTTCTTCCGCCGCTATTTATGGCTCAAGAGGCGCAGGAGGCGTTGTTATTGTGACGACGAAAAGAGGAAAAACCGGCCAGCCTATTCTGAATATTAATGTCAATGGTGGAATATCCAATGCCATTGGTCATAAAGATTGGTTAGATAAGGATGCATATTATGCCTATGCCGTTAAATATCAAAACAGGGAATATGCTTATGTAGGAGGAGATACAAGTATACCGATATGGGGAGATGATCGGAGACCCGCACAATACCAGGTGAGTGATGCACTACGGAATAACGCCAATACCAATTGGCAGGATGCATTGTTATCACCTGCGCCTTTCCAAAACTATGACCTCTCTGTGAGTGGTGGTACGGAAAATGTTAAATACTATGCCTCGGCTATTGTAAAAGATGTACAGGGTACGCTAAAAAACACCTGGTTCAAAAGCTATGGCGCCCGGGCAAATGTGGATGTTAAAGTGAATGAAAAAATCAATATGGGTTTTATGATCAATCCCAATTTTACCCGTAACCGTTTGTCGCCCCACTCAATGATCGACTTGGTAAAGTACCCCCCTTTCGTACCCGTACAGAATCCCGACGGAAGCTATCCACGGGCGCGTGACTATTGGGGACTAGTGGTGTCGGGTCAGAATAATCCCATGGCCTTTATGGAGGGGTCTTTTTATTATGATGATGCCATGACCACTATTGGAGAAATGTTTGCCAGTATAGATCTTGCAGAAGGACTGTCTTTCAAAACCTCGGTAGGTACAACAATTGAATACAATACTTCCGACAGATTCCGCACATCCTGGGGTTCAACCAATGAGCTGTCTACGGGAACCGCTGCAGATGCCAGACATATTAATCTTTTAAATGAAAATGTGCTCAGCTACAATAAAGATTTCGGCGATCATCACTTTGATGCGATTCTAGGTGCGTCCTATCAAAAAACCAACTCCCGTTCTTCTGCCATGGGTGCGGTGCCCGGATCATTCAATAATGATATTATCCAAACCTTGAATAATGCAATCATTGACCCTGCCCAAACCAGAACCTCCAAGACACAATGGGGATTGGTGTCTTACTTCTCAAGGATACATTATGCTTACAAAGATAGGTATTTATTCTCCGCTTCAATTCGAACAGATGCGTCGTCGCGTTTTGGACCCGATAACAAATGGGGTTGGTTCCCATCGGCTTCTGCTGCATGGCGTATTTCTGAGGAGGGCTTTATGAGTAATGTGACCACCATAAGTGATCTCAAGCTACGTGCAAGCTATGGTTCAACAGGAAATTTCAATATTGGAAATTTCGACTATCTGGGACAGATCGGAAGTGTTTACTATTCACCGGGCAATGAACTGGTAAACGCACAGGCGCAGACAACGCTGGGAAATCCTTCCTTAAGTTGGGAAAAAACACAGGAATATGACATTGGTTTAGATCTCGGCCTTTTTCAGAACCGCTTAAATATAATTGTTGACCTTTATCAGAAGAATACTTCCAGCCTACTCTATAATGTATCGATACCGGCTATCACCGGATTCACGAGCTGGCTTACTAATATTGGCGAAATCCGCAATGAAGGTATCGAACTTGAAATTTCCTCACAAAACCTACAGGGGCCCTTTACTTGGAACACTTCGTTCAATCTTGCCCGAAACAGAAATAAAGTAGTTGACCTCGGGGGACTGGAAGAACGTATTTATACGGATAGGTTTGGGATGAGCTGGCTTTTACGTTTAGGAGAACCGATGTTCTCATACTATGGCTACAATGCTATCGGTGTATTATCAGATCAGGCTGATGTAGAGAATAATCCCATTTTATCTGGATCAAAACCAGGAAATCCAATTTATGAGGACGTCAATAACGATGGAAGAATTACGCCCGATGACCGTATCACTTTAGGACACTACATGCCTAAGATGATATTAGGCATGGTGAACGATTTTTCCTGGAAAAATTTTGACTTAAGTGTTGCAATACAAGCGTCACTTGGCGCAAAAACCTACAATTTTGAAAATCAGTACTACCAAGGCAATGTGCTTGGGGCTATGCGACGTTCGTTGGTGGAAGGACAATGGTGGTCAGCAGATGAAGCCGGAGATGGGAGAATGCCTGCAGCCGCGCTTAGCCAACTTGAATATCAGGCAAACTCCAGCATTTACGTAGAAAATGCTTCTTTCTTATCTATCCGAAACTTAAACTTTGGGTACACACTCCCCGAACATTTATCAAAAAAACTCCGTATGAGAAAATGCAGGTTCTATACCTCTATTAATAACTTACTAATGGTGACAGATAAAAATTTCCATGGTTATAACCCAGAGGGCTATACGGCCGGTGAAATTGATGGTATTAACAGTACTCCCGGTTATAACAGCGGATCAGAACCAATCAACCGGATTTATACATTTGGAATAAACGTCAACTTCTAA
- a CDS encoding RagB/SusD family nutrient uptake outer membrane protein, giving the protein MKKLRNTYLGLFLLFCGCHDNLLNPTPESILTETNYYNTSKDIDLAVLGIYNSYQSRKPTDYRILEVPTDNLYLASNTLIEGTPEMDMLAVNATNPLIANFWEATYNGIFLANAVLTNIDRPTDYQGEDRAQYEGEARFMRALYYFDLVRLFGDVPLVTDILSVEEAVDIGRADAQDIFSLVIADLETAINLLPNKQAIENGRTNKAAALALLIKVYVYRQDWDNANVKLEEFFGTFGSTFSLVEDFASLWQIATENNEETLFSLNYIDGSNGHSLSTDFLPNSGVIGIASRGNEIALPSWNLHKKYHQLDSRKDVTITEWWIPPNTPNVPAIWYPYVNKYAVAHTQGQSGLDIPIIRYADVLLLQAETAYHLGQLPVALEALNTVRERAFGNDEHDYTMADITSKSDFIALLFLERQLEFAYENERWFDLKRSGLFLEVMQEEERLFNNANQSPVTVSLNPQAYMTLFPIPQRQIEQSNEGVLVQNEGY; this is encoded by the coding sequence ATGAAAAAGTTACGCAATACATACCTGGGATTATTCCTACTATTTTGTGGATGTCACGACAACTTACTGAATCCAACCCCGGAATCCATTTTAACAGAAACAAACTATTATAATACCTCAAAAGACATCGACTTGGCTGTATTAGGTATTTATAATAGCTATCAAAGTAGAAAGCCAACAGATTACCGCATTCTGGAAGTCCCTACAGATAATCTTTACCTTGCAAGCAACACCTTGATCGAGGGCACCCCGGAAATGGATATGCTGGCAGTCAACGCAACAAACCCACTGATCGCCAACTTTTGGGAAGCTACCTATAACGGGATTTTTCTGGCGAATGCCGTATTGACAAATATCGACCGCCCTACAGACTATCAGGGAGAAGATCGAGCGCAATATGAAGGTGAAGCAAGGTTTATGCGGGCGCTATATTATTTTGATCTGGTCAGGCTATTTGGCGATGTACCTTTGGTAACAGACATTTTATCCGTTGAAGAAGCCGTAGATATTGGCAGAGCAGATGCGCAGGATATATTCTCTTTAGTGATTGCAGATCTCGAAACGGCTATTAACCTGTTACCCAATAAACAAGCGATTGAAAACGGAAGAACGAATAAAGCCGCTGCTTTGGCACTCCTGATCAAAGTTTATGTTTACCGACAAGACTGGGACAACGCTAATGTCAAGCTGGAAGAATTTTTTGGCACTTTTGGTTCAACTTTCTCCTTGGTAGAGGACTTTGCATCCTTATGGCAGATTGCCACGGAAAATAATGAGGAAACCCTTTTTTCTTTAAATTATATAGATGGTTCAAATGGACATAGTTTATCGACTGATTTCCTGCCAAACTCAGGGGTAATCGGCATTGCTAGTCGCGGTAACGAAATTGCCTTACCTTCATGGAATCTACATAAAAAATACCATCAACTTGATTCCCGCAAAGACGTCACCATAACCGAATGGTGGATTCCGCCCAATACACCGAACGTCCCCGCCATATGGTATCCCTACGTAAATAAATATGCCGTAGCACATACACAAGGCCAGTCCGGCTTGGATATACCTATTATCCGCTATGCCGATGTACTTCTCCTGCAGGCAGAAACAGCCTACCATTTAGGGCAATTGCCTGTTGCCTTAGAAGCCTTGAACACGGTGCGGGAAAGGGCTTTTGGTAATGATGAACATGATTATACCATGGCAGATATTACCTCAAAAAGCGATTTTATAGCACTCTTATTTTTAGAAAGACAATTGGAGTTCGCTTATGAGAACGAAAGATGGTTCGACTTAAAAAGGTCGGGTCTTTTTCTGGAAGTGATGCAGGAAGAAGAACGTTTATTCAATAATGCTAACCAAAGCCCGGTAACCGTTAGCCTTAATCCACAAGCCTATATGACGCTCTTTCCTATCCCACAACGGCAAATCGAGCAGTCTAACGAGGGTGTTTTAGTTCAAAATGAAGGTTATTAA
- a CDS encoding Nramp family divalent metal transporter, which produces MNETTKNEIKHTMTPDKSKSNTKHTAQLWLRSLGPGLVTAALVFGPSKMTITSKLGADYGFQLLWIVVIATFFMIIFTGMTNRIGLSTTKSLLHIIRERWGKGISVAVGLGVFFVATSFQSGNAVGVGISIAEINGTSATPWIILFTIIGIGLLFLKDLYKVLEKLMIVMIVLMLFAFVTTLFFIKPDITGIVDGFIPRIPSESVGLVIAFFASCFSIVGAFYQAYLVQEKRKLRTSPDQHGNSNIIGILLLGFMSAMVMIAAAAVLHADGITVTNALDMAKALEPIFGGYASYIFLLGLFGASFSSLIGNATIGGTLLGDAFGISRALDTKVIRFFIALVMVIGSVIAIVFGKMPLELIVMAQSVTIFLVPFIGIAIYLISSDPRIMGYQVNNTVTKIWGIIGLMILILLAVRNLQELFF; this is translated from the coding sequence ATGAATGAAACAACAAAAAATGAAATTAAACACACTATGACACCGGATAAGTCGAAATCCAATACCAAGCATACCGCCCAGCTTTGGTTAAGATCACTCGGCCCCGGACTTGTTACTGCTGCTCTGGTGTTTGGCCCTAGTAAAATGACAATCACATCAAAATTGGGTGCTGACTATGGCTTTCAATTACTATGGATCGTCGTGATAGCCACGTTTTTTATGATCATATTCACAGGAATGACAAATCGCATAGGCTTATCAACGACCAAATCATTATTACATATCATCCGTGAACGATGGGGCAAAGGCATATCCGTCGCCGTTGGACTCGGTGTTTTTTTTGTCGCAACTTCCTTTCAGTCTGGAAATGCTGTGGGTGTTGGCATTTCCATAGCAGAAATAAATGGTACTTCTGCCACGCCGTGGATTATATTGTTTACGATTATCGGCATCGGATTGCTTTTTCTGAAAGACCTTTACAAGGTATTGGAAAAGCTGATGATTGTCATGATTGTGCTTATGTTATTCGCGTTTGTCACAACGCTGTTTTTCATAAAGCCCGATATCACTGGTATCGTTGACGGTTTCATCCCACGGATTCCGTCGGAATCGGTTGGATTGGTCATTGCTTTCTTCGCTTCGTGCTTTTCAATCGTTGGGGCATTCTACCAGGCCTATCTTGTGCAGGAAAAAAGAAAACTACGTACAAGTCCTGATCAGCATGGCAACAGCAATATCATCGGCATCCTACTACTCGGCTTTATGAGTGCCATGGTCATGATTGCCGCAGCTGCGGTGTTGCACGCCGACGGAATTACCGTAACGAATGCTTTGGATATGGCTAAAGCTTTAGAACCTATTTTTGGTGGATACGCCTCTTATATTTTTCTTTTGGGACTATTTGGCGCTTCTTTCTCTTCGCTGATTGGAAATGCCACAATCGGCGGAACGCTTTTAGGAGACGCTTTTGGTATTAGTCGGGCACTGGACACCAAGGTCATCCGTTTTTTTATCGCCTTGGTCATGGTTATCGGAAGTGTTATTGCCATTGTATTTGGCAAGATGCCGCTGGAGCTGATTGTCATGGCGCAAAGTGTAACCATCTTCCTAGTCCCATTCATTGGTATAGCAATATATCTGATTTCCAGTGACCCACGGATTATGGGATATCAAGTCAATAACACGGTTACAAAAATTTGGGGAATAATTGGATTAATGATCCTTATATTATTAGCAGTCAGAAATTTACAAGAATTATTTTTTTAA